A portion of the Oxynema aestuarii AP17 genome contains these proteins:
- the secG gene encoding preprotein translocase subunit SecG: MTITQLTEIIWLVSAIALIILVLLHSPKGDGIGGIGGQAQLFTSAKSAETSLNRITWGLTIVFMGTTIVLSAGWLG, encoded by the coding sequence ATGACCATCACCCAACTGACAGAAATTATTTGGCTGGTTTCGGCGATCGCCTTAATTATTTTGGTGTTGCTGCACAGCCCCAAAGGCGACGGTATTGGTGGGATTGGCGGACAAGCCCAACTGTTTACCAGCGCCAAAAGTGCGGAAACGAGCCTCAACCGGATTACCTGGGGGCTGACGATCGTGTTTATGGGAACAACGATCGTGTTAAGCGCCGGATGGTTGGGCTAG
- a CDS encoding Hsp70 family protein translates to MTAVAIDFGTSNTVVSILSPDRKTPETLKFEGLSRSFVLHRGSGDRHEIPVIPSLVFCGENQQLTFGQAVRSRRLDAADPDRLFRSFKRALVADFQPPPRQIDGIAYTPQAIAQRFFLAIWEELHRLGIDPTRAIFTVPVGAFDRYLEWIRGMGEVLGVGSVQVVDESTAAALGYALQTPGAVVLVVDFGGGTLDLSLVRTVEWGARDRDPSTVRAQAIAKFDAYLGGEDIDRWIVEDYLRQIGSNRSQVGEMGWLQLLEIAERLKIRLSQTEMVRESWFDEETFQAYKIELSRQQLEELLERKGLLDRLREAIDEVLAIATSKGISKREIERVLLVGGSCLIPAIAQLIISYFGRQKVKIDKPFEAVAHGALALERHVKIEDYLRHSYAIRLWEPYSKSYSYWPIFEQGTSYPTAGDRPLVLQVAVEGQREIRLDIGEVAEITAAEVIFDPEGQMSSTALQKQTQFRSLQGRDPDVCIAHLDPPGQVGFDRIAVQFEIDEMRVLLVTVRDILTGELLVERSAIAKLH, encoded by the coding sequence ATGACAGCAGTCGCGATCGACTTCGGCACGAGCAACACCGTCGTCAGCATTCTCAGCCCCGACCGCAAAACCCCAGAAACCCTTAAATTTGAAGGACTTTCGCGCAGCTTCGTCCTCCATCGCGGCTCCGGCGATCGCCACGAAATTCCCGTGATTCCCTCCCTGGTTTTTTGCGGCGAGAACCAACAACTCACCTTCGGTCAAGCGGTGCGATCGCGCCGCTTGGACGCCGCCGACCCCGATCGCCTGTTTCGTAGCTTCAAACGCGCTCTGGTGGCCGACTTCCAGCCGCCGCCGCGCCAAATCGACGGCATCGCCTACACCCCGCAGGCGATCGCCCAACGGTTTTTTCTGGCCATCTGGGAAGAACTGCACCGCCTGGGAATCGACCCGACCCGCGCCATTTTTACCGTTCCCGTCGGCGCCTTCGACCGCTATTTAGAATGGATACGAGGGATGGGGGAAGTTCTCGGCGTCGGATCGGTGCAAGTGGTAGACGAGTCTACGGCGGCGGCGTTGGGATATGCCCTGCAAACACCCGGCGCCGTCGTCCTGGTCGTCGATTTCGGCGGCGGAACTCTGGATTTGAGCTTAGTTCGCACCGTGGAATGGGGCGCCCGAGATCGCGACCCGTCCACGGTTCGGGCGCAAGCGATCGCCAAGTTCGACGCCTATCTCGGCGGAGAAGATATCGATCGCTGGATCGTGGAAGATTATTTGCGTCAGATCGGATCGAATCGATCGCAAGTCGGCGAAATGGGGTGGTTGCAGTTACTCGAAATTGCCGAACGTTTGAAAATTCGGCTTTCTCAAACAGAAATGGTTCGAGAAAGTTGGTTTGACGAGGAAACCTTTCAAGCCTATAAAATTGAATTGAGCCGCCAGCAGTTAGAAGAGCTTTTAGAACGCAAAGGTTTACTCGATCGCTTGCGCGAGGCGATCGACGAAGTGCTAGCGATCGCCACGAGTAAAGGGATTAGCAAACGGGAGATCGAACGGGTTTTATTAGTCGGCGGCAGTTGTTTGATTCCCGCGATCGCTCAGTTGATAATTTCTTATTTCGGACGGCAGAAAGTCAAAATAGACAAGCCGTTTGAAGCGGTCGCCCATGGTGCTTTAGCCCTCGAACGCCACGTTAAAATTGAAGACTATTTGCGCCACAGTTACGCGATCCGACTGTGGGAACCGTATAGTAAAAGTTATTCTTATTGGCCGATTTTTGAACAAGGAACCTCCTATCCCACCGCAGGCGATCGCCCGTTGGTTTTGCAAGTCGCCGTGGAAGGACAACGGGAAATTCGCCTGGATATTGGCGAAGTCGCCGAAATTACCGCAGCCGAGGTGATTTTCGACCCCGAAGGTCAAATGAGCAGCACGGCGCTGCAAAAACAGACTCAATTTCGCTCCCTACAAGGACGGGATCCCGATGTGTGTATCGCCCATCTCGACCCCCCCGGACAAGTTGGTTTCGATCGCATCGCCGTTCAATTTGAAATTGACGAAATGCGGGTGTTGTTAGTGACAGTTCGCGATATTTTAACCGGGGAATTACTGGTAGAGCGCTCGGCGATCGCCAAATTACACTAA
- a CDS encoding heavy metal translocating P-type ATPase codes for MAAALAVHFKSQQKVARQKGSLALVKSIDQALDNSEALHSPISPVQTPSTRTARPGIPHQVIHSIPGRLRLRLPRLGCDAHYVYRLQMLLEADEYITEVRMKPQAMSVALHYHGDRVSVEEMQQHLGNLIDLAATAIVPAPGADGDGEAESAWSELKLPLVASLLALLAGPMGLPIPTLAVVGTIAVGSLPVAQKALESLWQDKRINIDCLDLMALTLTTLQGNPLTPSTILLLHKLGDLIRDRTARSTTRHASELIDSLDRVVWVERDGMKVQIALDRVRPGDTVIVYPGEQIPIDGSILRGQATIDQQKLTGESVPVRRSVGDPVYASTLVREGHLYILTEKTGLDTRAGQSITLVREAPVGDTRMENYAAQLADKAILPAFAFSTGVLVVTGSMARAAAILTLDFMTGIRVSVPTTVLASMSAAARRGILIRSGRSLEQLAHVDAVVFDKTGTLTQGDVVVTGVRTIHGADPRRLLAFAATAERRLTHPIACALLNYAQECGVEALERDGWDYQVGLGVRAIIEGEEVRVGCDRFMAKEQIDLERIYEVYPDLRGSAAIYVASNGELLGAIEYTDPLRPETKGTIQALQAQGIDIHILTGDCRQRAVTVASQLGIATENIHADAFPEQKAAVVRELHESGKTVAFVGDGINDSAALAYADVSVSFGEGSEVARETADVVLMENNLESLVKAIALAQQTQQLIGENTRLSVIPNVAALLLATTVGLHPLAAAVVHNGSAIAAGVNGLRPLLKGRDN; via the coding sequence ATGGCAGCAGCCCTCGCAGTCCATTTCAAGTCTCAACAAAAAGTCGCAAGGCAAAAAGGGTCACTCGCACTGGTCAAATCCATCGACCAAGCCCTTGACAATAGCGAAGCGCTGCACTCACCGATTTCCCCCGTTCAAACTCCGTCAACACGGACTGCGCGCCCGGGGATTCCCCATCAAGTGATTCACAGTATTCCCGGGCGGTTGCGGTTGCGGTTACCTCGCCTCGGTTGCGACGCTCATTACGTCTACCGATTGCAAATGTTGCTCGAAGCTGACGAGTACATCACCGAGGTCCGCATGAAACCCCAGGCGATGTCCGTCGCCCTCCACTATCACGGCGATCGCGTTTCCGTAGAGGAGATGCAGCAGCATTTGGGCAACTTGATCGACTTGGCGGCGACGGCGATCGTCCCGGCGCCGGGAGCTGACGGCGACGGGGAGGCGGAAAGCGCCTGGTCCGAACTGAAATTGCCCCTGGTCGCCAGCCTCCTCGCCTTGCTCGCCGGACCGATGGGGTTGCCGATTCCGACCCTAGCCGTGGTCGGGACGATCGCCGTCGGAAGTCTGCCCGTAGCGCAAAAAGCCCTCGAAAGTTTGTGGCAAGATAAGCGGATTAACATCGACTGTCTCGACTTGATGGCCCTGACCCTGACGACGTTACAGGGCAATCCGCTCACCCCTTCGACGATCTTGTTACTGCACAAACTCGGGGACCTGATCCGCGATCGCACCGCCCGCAGTACGACCCGCCACGCCTCGGAATTGATCGATTCCCTCGATCGCGTCGTCTGGGTAGAACGGGACGGGATGAAAGTGCAAATCGCCCTCGATCGCGTCCGTCCCGGGGATACAGTCATCGTCTATCCCGGCGAACAAATCCCGATCGACGGATCGATCCTCCGGGGTCAAGCCACGATCGACCAGCAAAAACTCACAGGCGAGTCGGTTCCCGTGCGGCGATCGGTCGGCGATCCGGTCTATGCCTCTACGTTGGTACGCGAAGGTCATTTGTATATCCTGACCGAGAAAACCGGTCTGGATACTCGCGCCGGACAAAGTATCACCCTCGTCCGAGAGGCTCCCGTCGGCGATACGCGCATGGAAAACTACGCGGCCCAACTGGCCGACAAAGCGATTTTGCCCGCCTTCGCGTTCTCGACCGGGGTCTTAGTCGTGACGGGAAGCATGGCGAGAGCCGCAGCAATTCTGACCCTCGATTTTATGACCGGGATTCGCGTTTCCGTGCCGACTACGGTACTGGCGTCGATGAGTGCGGCAGCACGGCGCGGCATCCTCATCCGAAGCGGGCGCAGTTTGGAACAACTGGCTCACGTAGATGCCGTGGTGTTTGACAAGACCGGGACGCTCACTCAGGGAGATGTCGTCGTCACTGGAGTGAGAACGATCCACGGTGCCGACCCACGACGGTTGTTAGCTTTCGCCGCCACTGCGGAACGACGCCTCACGCATCCGATCGCCTGTGCACTGCTCAATTACGCCCAAGAATGCGGGGTAGAGGCGTTAGAGCGCGATGGCTGGGATTATCAAGTCGGTCTCGGCGTGCGGGCTATAATTGAGGGAGAAGAGGTTCGCGTCGGCTGCGATCGCTTCATGGCGAAGGAACAGATCGACCTAGAACGGATCTATGAAGTGTATCCCGACTTGCGCGGATCGGCGGCGATTTACGTCGCCAGCAATGGTGAATTACTCGGGGCGATCGAATATACCGACCCCTTACGTCCCGAAACGAAAGGGACGATTCAAGCCTTGCAGGCGCAAGGGATCGACATTCACATTCTCACCGGAGATTGCCGCCAACGGGCCGTTACCGTTGCCTCACAATTGGGGATCGCCACGGAGAACATTCACGCCGACGCCTTCCCGGAACAAAAAGCTGCGGTGGTTCGCGAACTGCACGAATCGGGAAAAACGGTGGCGTTTGTCGGCGACGGGATTAATGACTCGGCAGCGTTGGCTTATGCGGATGTTTCCGTGTCCTTTGGCGAAGGATCCGAAGTGGCCCGGGAAACGGCGGACGTGGTGTTGATGGAAAACAATTTAGAGAGTCTGGTCAAGGCGATCGCCCTAGCCCAACAAACCCAGCAATTGATCGGTGAAAATACCCGACTTTCGGTGATTCCAAATGTGGCGGCTTTATTGTTAGCAACGACCGTAGGACTTCATCCGTTAGCGGCGGCGGTGGTCCATAACGGATCGGCGATCGCGGCTGGGGTCAACGGACTGCGCCCCTTACTTAAAGGTAGGGATAATTAA
- a CDS encoding DUF2997 domain-containing protein: MAEYQKIEYRIGKDGNTIETAIEGSGTRCTEITAGLEAALGQVKSRELLPEYYHDRQEGYENLTGDRTASIRQEE; encoded by the coding sequence ATGGCAGAATATCAAAAAATTGAATATCGGATTGGGAAAGACGGCAACACGATCGAAACCGCGATCGAGGGGTCCGGGACGCGTTGTACGGAAATCACCGCCGGATTAGAAGCGGCACTCGGTCAGGTGAAATCGCGGGAGTTATTGCCAGAATACTACCACGATCGCCAAGAGGGGTATGAAAACTTGACGGGCGATCGCACCGCCTCGATCCGACAGGAGGAATAA
- a CDS encoding peptidase — MSWLRKKTAIAALAVALVCWSWAIAAAALRVPGSEASGAIVARPHPLPPALARWYDESDRGDYFSEVVPLDVGYLVWSRFPVTVYIEPLAPNLPRSRDWNEGVGEVVAEWSAYFPLTLVGDPEGADITIWSRRPPVRLSPTGELLRARSAQTRYQIGDRPDSGRRILTHHCEIFLSPTQTGDYLKAAARHELGHALGIWGHSDRQTDVMYFSQVSRPPGISPRDLNTLQRIYRQPTCVGWPIPDTPTTRQLRPWEIPCQAHPTP; from the coding sequence ATGAGTTGGCTGAGGAAGAAAACGGCGATCGCCGCCCTGGCGGTCGCTCTCGTTTGTTGGAGTTGGGCGATCGCGGCGGCGGCCCTGCGCGTTCCCGGTTCCGAGGCGTCCGGGGCGATCGTCGCCCGTCCCCATCCCCTGCCCCCAGCCCTCGCTCGATGGTACGACGAGAGCGATCGCGGTGACTATTTCTCCGAAGTCGTCCCCCTCGATGTCGGCTATCTCGTTTGGTCCCGCTTTCCGGTTACCGTTTATATCGAACCCCTGGCGCCGAACTTGCCGCGATCGCGCGACTGGAACGAGGGGGTTGGCGAAGTAGTGGCCGAATGGAGCGCCTATTTTCCCTTAACCCTCGTTGGCGACCCCGAAGGCGCCGATATTACGATCTGGTCGCGCCGTCCTCCCGTGCGCCTGTCGCCCACCGGGGAACTGTTGCGGGCGCGATCGGCGCAAACCCGCTACCAAATTGGCGATCGCCCCGACTCCGGGAGGCGAATCCTCACCCATCACTGCGAAATTTTCCTGAGTCCCACTCAAACCGGGGATTATCTCAAAGCTGCCGCCCGCCACGAACTCGGTCACGCTTTGGGTATCTGGGGACACAGCGATCGCCAGACCGACGTGATGTATTTCTCGCAAGTCTCCCGACCGCCGGGAATTTCCCCACGGGACCTCAATACCCTGCAACGAATTTACCGTCAGCCGACCTGTGTGGGGTGGCCGATTCCCGATACCCCAACCACCCGCCAGCTTCGCCCTTGGGAAATCCCGTGCCAGGCTCACCCAACCCCCTAA
- a CDS encoding nucleotide exchange factor GrpE, with amino-acid sequence MVEDPNLFAFGGVLFVISLALISTLKKESEAAPDPTAISDEVEQLRRQCDRLRAQLSDQQQQITAQVHRDTFEQLQSLLTQYPSACQFAREKPDLPARNLIALFTPLATVLENWGYEAIGTPWERVGYNPQWHQADTDSIQPGELVYIRFIGYRQGDRILCPAKVSRTLPPGID; translated from the coding sequence GTGGTTGAAGATCCGAATTTGTTCGCCTTCGGTGGGGTTCTGTTTGTTATCAGTTTGGCGCTAATTTCTACGTTAAAAAAAGAAAGCGAAGCCGCCCCCGACCCAACGGCGATCTCCGACGAAGTAGAGCAGTTGCGACGACAATGCGATCGCTTGCGCGCCCAATTGTCCGACCAGCAACAGCAGATTACCGCACAAGTGCATCGAGACACCTTCGAGCAATTGCAAAGTTTGCTGACTCAATACCCGAGTGCGTGTCAATTCGCCCGGGAAAAACCCGACCTTCCGGCGCGAAATTTAATCGCTTTATTTACTCCCCTAGCAACGGTTTTAGAAAACTGGGGATACGAGGCGATCGGGACGCCGTGGGAACGAGTCGGTTACAATCCTCAATGGCATCAAGCCGATACCGACAGCATCCAACCGGGGGAACTGGTTTACATTCGCTTTATCGGGTACCGTCAGGGCGATCGCATCTTGTGTCCGGCGAAAGTCAGCCGGACCTTACCGCCAGGGATCGACTAA